The Pseudodesulfovibrio sp. JC047 genome includes the window CATAAAAAAAGGCGGGTCAAAGACCCGCCTTTTAACATTACTTTTCTTCGGCTTCTTCAGAAGCAGCTTTCTCAGCAGGCTTCTCTTCAGCAGGAGTTTCTTTTTTGGCTGCGGCCTTTTCAGGAGCAGCTTTTTTCTCTTCTTTGGCAGGTTTCGCTTCCTTCTCAGCCGGAGCGTCTGCAGCCTTCTGGGTCAATTCAATAATGACCATGGGGGCGCAGTCACCCTTACGGGGCTGGGAGAGTTTGATGATGCGAGTGTATCCACCCGTTCCACCTTCAAAGCGAGGCCCAATTTCGTCGAAGAGACGCTGAACCAACTGATGACTGCCAAGAACCTTATAGGCCTGGCGGCGAGCATGAAGATCGTTACGGAGAGCCAAGGTGATGAGCTTATCGACAATGCGACGAAGTTCTTTTGCCTTGGGTTCAGTCGTGCGGATCTGCTCGTAGGTCAGCAGGGCGCGGGCCATGTTTTTGAACATGGCGGCACGATGAGTATTGGACCGGTTCAGTTTACGGCCTGACTTTCTATGCCTCATTTTTCTCTTTCCTCTTCAACCATTCCTGGTATTTCTTGTCAAAATCCTCAACCGTCATACCGAATTTCAACGTCATGGAATCAAGCACCCGACGAATCTCATCAAGAGATTTACGACCAAAGTTCTTGGTCTTCAACATGGCTTGTTCGGTACGCTGAACCAATTCACCAACCAACTGAATGTTGGCGGCCTTCAAGCAGTTGGTGGCGCGAACTGACAGTTCAAGCTCATCAATTGATTTGAAGAGGTTCGGGTTCAGATCAATGGCATCGTCTTCTTCTTCTTGAGTCTCCGAAGAGAGTTCATCAAAATTGATAAAGACGGACAATTGCTCTTTCAGGATTTTGGCACTGTATGCACAGGCATCCTCGGGGGAGACTGAACCATCGGTCCAGACCTCGAGAATGAGCTTGTCGTAGTTGGTCATCTGGCCGACACGCGCTTGTTCAACAGCGTATGCGACCTTTTTGACTGGGGAGTAACTGGCGTCGAGGATCATGGAGCCGATCTCGTCGGTGAGTCCTTCATGCATGTCAGCCGGGACGTACCCTTTGCCCATGCGGACCTCCAACTCCATCTTGAAGCTACGATTTTCAGTCAGGGTGGCAATGAGCTGATCCTTGTTCAAAACAGTGACGTTCTGATTTTCCTGGATCATGCCGGCAGTGACCTGCCCTTTCTTATTGGCTTCAAGAGTTAAACGCTGAGGCTCATCCGTTGTCATAGCCATGCGAACCATTTTCAGGTTCAACACGACCTCGGTCATGTCCTCAAGAACACCAGGCACGGTGGTGAATTCATGCTGTACTCCCTCAAGCGAGGCAGACACGATGGCACAGCCTTGCATAGAAGAAAGAAGAACCCGGCGCATGGCATTACCAATGGTTGTGGCATACCCACGCTCAAGTGGTTCACAAATGAATTTACCGTACATCTCGGAGGACTTGGGATCACGGACCAGTTTGTCGGCCATGACCAATTCGCTCCAATTGCGGGTGTTGATGAGTTTGTCGCCGTTCTCAATAAGCATGAAGTCCCCTATTTACTTGGAGTACAATTCGACAATAAGCTGCTCGTTGATCGGGAACTGGATGTCTTCCCGGCTCGGCATGGCCTTAACCGTGCCCTTGAAGTTGGCACCGTCAGATTCCAACCACTCAGGGCAACCGCGACGGGCAATGACTTCCTGGGCTTCGCTGATCACAGGGATCTTGCGAGCTTCTTCTCGAACTTCAATGATATCTTCGGACTGAACCTGCATGGACGGGATGCTCACGCGACGGCCATTGAGTTTGAAGATACCATGACGCACCAACTGACGAGCCTGATCGCGGGAGTTGGCAAAGCCAAGGCGATAGATCACGTTGTCAAGGCGACGCTCGAGCAGCATCAACAAATTATGACCGGTCACACCCTTCATGCCATCAGCACGATGGTAATACATACGGAACTGGCCTTCCAGCACTCCGTACATACGGCGGACTTTCTGTTTTTCTCGCAACTGGATGGCGTAATCGCTCATCTTGTGACGCATACGTCCGGAATGTCCCGGCGGGTAGGGGCGCTTTTCATAAGCGCACTTATCAGTGTAGCAGCGATCGCCCTTGAGAAAGAGTTTCTCTCCCTCTCGACGGCACAGCTTGCATTTTGCTTGAGTATATCTTGCCACGATACTTCTCCTTATTAGACCCTGCGGCGTTTAGGCGGACGGCAACCATTGTGGGGAATCGGTGTGATATCCCGAATGAAGGTCACTTTAAAGCCTGCGTTGTTGATGGCGCGCATGGCGGCCTCACGTCCAGAGCCAGGGCCCTTGACGTAAATACCGACTGTACGCATTCCGGAATCCTGAGCGCGCTTGGCGGCGGATTCTGCTGCCATCTGTGCCGCGAAAGGAGTGGACTTGCGGGAGCCTTTAAAATGAGCACCTGCAGAAGCCCAGCTGACGACATTACCTTTTACGTCTGAGAAGGTCACGATCGTGTTATTGAACGTGGCTTTGACGTGGGCAATGCCGACGGGAATATTCTTCTTCTCTTTCTTCTTCCCAGATCGACGGGGTTTAGCCATTGCCTTAATCTCCGTTGAATAAATGTCTATACAACGCTCTTTGGTATATCACCAAAGAGCGATATTCGCGA containing:
- the rplQ gene encoding 50S ribosomal protein L17, coding for MRHRKSGRKLNRSNTHRAAMFKNMARALLTYEQIRTTEPKAKELRRIVDKLITLALRNDLHARRQAYKVLGSHQLVQRLFDEIGPRFEGGTGGYTRIIKLSQPRKGDCAPMVIIELTQKAADAPAEKEAKPAKEEKKAAPEKAAAKKETPAEEKPAEKAASEEAEEK
- a CDS encoding DNA-directed RNA polymerase subunit alpha, with product MLIENGDKLINTRNWSELVMADKLVRDPKSSEMYGKFICEPLERGYATTIGNAMRRVLLSSMQGCAIVSASLEGVQHEFTTVPGVLEDMTEVVLNLKMVRMAMTTDEPQRLTLEANKKGQVTAGMIQENQNVTVLNKDQLIATLTENRSFKMELEVRMGKGYVPADMHEGLTDEIGSMILDASYSPVKKVAYAVEQARVGQMTNYDKLILEVWTDGSVSPEDACAYSAKILKEQLSVFINFDELSSETQEEEDDAIDLNPNLFKSIDELELSVRATNCLKAANIQLVGELVQRTEQAMLKTKNFGRKSLDEIRRVLDSMTLKFGMTVEDFDKKYQEWLKRKEKNEA
- the rpsD gene encoding 30S ribosomal protein S4, whose amino-acid sequence is MARYTQAKCKLCRREGEKLFLKGDRCYTDKCAYEKRPYPPGHSGRMRHKMSDYAIQLREKQKVRRMYGVLEGQFRMYYHRADGMKGVTGHNLLMLLERRLDNVIYRLGFANSRDQARQLVRHGIFKLNGRRVSIPSMQVQSEDIIEVREEARKIPVISEAQEVIARRGCPEWLESDGANFKGTVKAMPSREDIQFPINEQLIVELYSK
- the rpsK gene encoding 30S ribosomal protein S11, producing the protein MAKPRRSGKKKEKKNIPVGIAHVKATFNNTIVTFSDVKGNVVSWASAGAHFKGSRKSTPFAAQMAAESAAKRAQDSGMRTVGIYVKGPGSGREAAMRAINNAGFKVTFIRDITPIPHNGCRPPKRRRV